DNA sequence from the Acidothermus cellulolyticus 11B genome:
CCATCGTCGATGGCTTGGGGTATTGGGGTGCGTTCGTGCGGGTCGCGCTGCCGATGGCGCTCCCGGCAATCGTTACGGTGACCGTCCTGCAGTTCATCCAAATCTGGGACGACCTGCTCGTCGGACTGCTGTTCTTACAAAACCCGAGTGACCGCACGATTACCGTCGGGCTCGGCGTTCTTGCCTCTGGTCGCACCACAGACATTCCGGTGCTGATGGCTGGTTCTCTCATGAGTGCCCTCCCTGCGATCCTTGTCTACGTCGTTTTCCAACGGCAACTCGTGAGCGGACTTACCGCCGGGATGGGCAAATAGCGTCTACGATCCGACAGGAGTTGCGATGAACCGCGTGGTCAGTCGATCCCCACAGCGGCCCGACGATGTGGTCGTCGACGTGGCGGTGACCGATCCGGCGGCCGTGCGCAACGCGGCCGACACCGCCCGGCAGGCTGCGCGGGACTGGTCGGCCGCCACGGCGCTGGCTCGAGCCCGGGCGCTGCACCAGCTTGCCGATGCGATCGCCGCCGAGCGGGAGACGCTATCCGCACTCATCGTCCGCGAAGTCGGCAAACCGGTGAGCGAAGCCGGCGCCGAAGTGGACCGCGGGATTGCGCTCGTCCGCTACTACGCACAACAAACCCTCGATCCGATAGGCGAAACATATCCAGCCCCGGATGGGACGTCACTGCTGTACACGTTTCGCCGACCGCACGGCGTCGTCGGCCTCATCACGCCGTGGAATTTCCCCATCGCCATTCCACTCTGGAAAATGGCCCCCGCCCTCGCGTACGGCAACACCGTGGTGTGGAAGCCTGCGCCGGAGGCGACCGGCGTGGCGCTCCGCCTCCACGAACTCTGCGCCGCTGCACTGCCGAGCGGGGTCGTGACTATCGTCCTCGGTGACGCCGAGACCGGCCGGGCCGTGGTGGACACCACGGACGCGGTGTCTTTCACCGGATCCGCACGTGTCGGCGCGCTGGTGCGGATCGCGGCCGCGGAGCGTGGCATCCCCAGTCAATGCGAAATGGGTAGCGTCAACGCCTCGATCGTCTTCCCGGACTATCCCGTCGAGGACGCAGCGCGGGTCATCGCCTCGGCTGCCATGGGGTACGCGGGACAGAAGTGCACGGCTACCAGCCGGGTCATCGTGGTCGGCGATCCCGAGCCTCTCGTCGATGCATTGGTCGCGGCGGTGGAGGCATTCCCGGTGGGCGACCCGGCCGATCCGACGACCGGCATGGGCCCGGTGATCAGCGCGGACTCCCTTGAGGCCGTTCTTACCGCGGCGGACGAAGCAAGAGCCTCGGGCGGGGCTCTGCTCACCGGCGGCCGGCGATGCCGCGACGACGGGTGGTACGCGGCTCCCACCCTGGTGCGCGGCCTAGCGCCCGGGCATCGCCTGGCGCAAGAGGAAATCTTCGGCCCGTTCTGCGTTCTCCTCACCGCACGCGACATCGACGAGGCTTTCGAGCTGGCCAACGCCGTCCGCTACGGACTCGTGGCAGCGGTCTTCACCCACGACACTCGGGTCGTCGCGGAGGCGGTCCGCCGGTTGGACACCGGGCTGATCCGGATCAACGCGGCGACGACCGGCGTCGATTTCTACGCTCCCTTCGGAGGTCAGAAGCTCTCTAGCAGCGGCCCGCGGGAACAAGGCAAAGCGGCCCGCGACTTCTTCACCACCGTGCATACGGTGACCATCACACCGGCGTAGCCCGCTCAAGCCCAACCGCCATGGGGCGTGGGGCGTCGACGGTCGCGCGGTCATGGTGTCGCTGCGTGCCGCGCGGCGACGATAGACTCACCGCGCAGGCAGCCGCCGCGCGGGCGGTTGGTGGTCCACGCCGCCGGTCGACTCGACGCGTGAGCTTCGCCGGTTGACGCTTCGGAGCTGCGCAGCCGGCGGGGAAGGGAGATTGTGGAGCAGCACAACCTCGACGTCTCGATCGTCCTGCCCTGTTACAACGAGGAAGACCACGTCGCGCTGGAGATCGAGCGGATCATCGCGGCGATGGACGCCAGCGGATACCGCTACGAACTCATCGCCATCGACGACAAATCCACCGACAACACTCTCGCCCGGCTTCGGGAGGCTGAGCGGAAATACCCGCAGGTGCGGGTCGTCGCGTTTCGCCGCAACGGCGGCTCCGGCACGGCCCGGCGGATCGGTACAGGTGAAGCGCGGGGCCGGATCGTCGTCTGGACGGACGCCGACCTCACCTACCCGAACGAACAAATCCCCGACCTCGTCGCCTACCTCGACGAGCATCCGGACGTCGACCAAGTCGTCGGGGCGCGCACCAGCGAACAAGGCCGGCACAAACTGCTGCGGGTGCCGGCGAAATGGTTCATCCGCAAACTTGCCGAATGGCTCGCCGGCACGAAAATCCCCGACCTGAATTCCGGCCTGCGGGCGTTCCGCCGCCAGGTCGCGCTGCCCTACCTGCGCCTCCTGCCGCCCGGATTCTCCTGCGTCACCACCTTGACCTTGGCGTTTCTCTCCAACCAGCACGCCATCGACTACATCCCGATTTCCTACGCCCGGCGCTCGGGGAAATCCAAATTCCATCCCCTGCGCGACGCCTACCGTTACCTGCTGCAGGTGCTTCGCATGGTGATGTACTTCAATCCGCTGAAAGTGCTGATGCCGCCGGCGCTCTGGCTCATGGGAATCGGCGTCGCGAAGGGAATCGCCGACGTCGTCCGCTACCGCTTCCACCTCTCCACCAACACCGTGCTGCTCTTCGTCACCGGCTTGATCATCGCAGCGGTGGCGCTCCTCGCCGACCTTTTCGTCCGATCCCGGGCCGACTAGCCGGCGCATGCGCCACCCCCTCACCCCCCGGACCCGCACCCTCCTGCGGGTGGTCCTGCTCGGCGTCATCGTCGCCGCCTTCGCGGTCGCCGTCCGCGACCGCTGGGGCGCCGTCCGCGACAGCCTCACCGACCTGCCGGTCTGGAGCCTCGCTGCGGCGACCGCCCTCGGGTTCGCCAACATCGGCGCTGCGATGTTCTCGTGGCGCACCCTGCTTGCCGATCTCGGGTCCCCGCTCCGACTCCGGGACGCCGCCCGCATCTTCTACCTCGGCCAGCTCGGCAAATATCTCCCCGGCTCGGTCTGGACCGTCGTCGCCCAGGTGGAACTCGGCCGCGACCACGGGGTCCCGCCCCGCCGATCCGTCGCGGCCAGCGCCGTCTCACTCGGCATCTCGCTCGCCGCCGGGCTGCTGCTCGCGGCCGTCACCCTGCCCTACTCCGCCCGGGCGGCGCTCGAACACTACTGGTGGGCGCTGCTCGCCCTCCCCGTGATCGCCGTCGCGCTGCTGCCCCGCAACGTCTACCGGCTCACCCACCTCATCCTCCGGCTGCTCCGCCGCGAACCCCCGGACCACGAGTTCTCCTGGCGCGGCGTGCTCCGCTCCTTCGGCTGGCAGCTCACCGGATGGCTGGGACTCGGCACCCAGGCCCTCGTCCTCGCCGTCGCCCTGCACGCGGACGCCGGACACGCCGCGCCGGTCGCCCTCGGCGGCGCGGCGCTTGCCTGGTGCGCCGGCTTCCTCGCCGTACCGGTGCCGGCCGGTGCCGGGGTGCGGGAAGCGGTCTACCTCGCGGTCCTCGCCCCGGTGCTCCCCGCCGGCCCTGCGCTCGCCATCGCCCTGGTCTCCCGGGCCATCGCGACGCTCGGCGACGGCATCTTCGCGGCCGGGGCGCTCCTCGCCGCCCGCAGCGGACGCGCCGCCGTTCAGCCGGGTGCGGCTTTTCACAGCCCGCTCGCAGGGAAGTCCCAGCGAACGGGCGGAGAATAGCCGGTAGTGGGTTGGTGAACCCGGAGCGCCGGGAAGGCTGTCGGC
Encoded proteins:
- a CDS encoding glycosyltransferase family 2 protein; this translates as MEQHNLDVSIVLPCYNEEDHVALEIERIIAAMDASGYRYELIAIDDKSTDNTLARLREAERKYPQVRVVAFRRNGGSGTARRIGTGEARGRIVVWTDADLTYPNEQIPDLVAYLDEHPDVDQVVGARTSEQGRHKLLRVPAKWFIRKLAEWLAGTKIPDLNSGLRAFRRQVALPYLRLLPPGFSCVTTLTLAFLSNQHAIDYIPISYARRSGKSKFHPLRDAYRYLLQVLRMVMYFNPLKVLMPPALWLMGIGVAKGIADVVRYRFHLSTNTVLLFVTGLIIAAVALLADLFVRSRAD
- a CDS encoding lysylphosphatidylglycerol synthase transmembrane domain-containing protein; its protein translation is MRHPLTPRTRTLLRVVLLGVIVAAFAVAVRDRWGAVRDSLTDLPVWSLAAATALGFANIGAAMFSWRTLLADLGSPLRLRDAARIFYLGQLGKYLPGSVWTVVAQVELGRDHGVPPRRSVAASAVSLGISLAAGLLLAAVTLPYSARAALEHYWWALLALPVIAVALLPRNVYRLTHLILRLLRREPPDHEFSWRGVLRSFGWQLTGWLGLGTQALVLAVALHADAGHAAPVALGGAALAWCAGFLAVPVPAGAGVREAVYLAVLAPVLPAGPALAIALVSRAIATLGDGIFAAGALLAARSGRAAVQPGAAFHSPLAGKSQRTGGE
- a CDS encoding aldehyde dehydrogenase family protein, with product MNRVVSRSPQRPDDVVVDVAVTDPAAVRNAADTARQAARDWSAATALARARALHQLADAIAAERETLSALIVREVGKPVSEAGAEVDRGIALVRYYAQQTLDPIGETYPAPDGTSLLYTFRRPHGVVGLITPWNFPIAIPLWKMAPALAYGNTVVWKPAPEATGVALRLHELCAAALPSGVVTIVLGDAETGRAVVDTTDAVSFTGSARVGALVRIAAAERGIPSQCEMGSVNASIVFPDYPVEDAARVIASAAMGYAGQKCTATSRVIVVGDPEPLVDALVAAVEAFPVGDPADPTTGMGPVISADSLEAVLTAADEARASGGALLTGGRRCRDDGWYAAPTLVRGLAPGHRLAQEEIFGPFCVLLTARDIDEAFELANAVRYGLVAAVFTHDTRVVAEAVRRLDTGLIRINAATTGVDFYAPFGGQKLSSSGPREQGKAARDFFTTVHTVTITPA